The Treponema succinifaciens DSM 2489 region CCGCAGAGTTCAGAAATGCGAAGCCCTGTTCCTAACAGTATGATAATCTCGTCGTAATACTTCTGATAGACTTTATCACTCTGCACAAAGGACAGGAAAGACGCTTCCTGTGTTGGGGATAGAGGTACCTTTGGTTCGGTGTTATCTTCTAAAACGGTGTTCAACTGGAAGTCAAAGGGATTTTTCCTAATGCAATCGTCCTGTATGGCTGTGTAAAAGGCAGCTTTCAGAGAACGCTTGTGATTGTTGATTGTCTTGAATGAATAGCCCTTATCTTTCATGCGTAAAGCCCATTCTTTCGCGTCGGACAGCTTCACGCTCTCAATGCTGCAAGCTCCAAGACTATCTTCTTCCAAAATCCTCATAAGCTGCTTGCGCCCCTGTTTTGTGCCATGCCGTACATTTGCCCGGTGCCTTATCTGCTTTGCGTAGAGTTGGCAGACAGTCATTTTCTTTCCCAACGTGTCAATCCCGTCGTCAAGGTCTTTCTGTATCTCTTTTTCCTTTTCCCGAAGCGAAATATCTTCACGTTTTCCCGCCGGGGTCTTGTCGGTAGGTACTAACTTCCAAGCGTAAACAAATTGCGGGTTCCCAAAGGTATCTATATATTTGTAAGCATATCTTCCGTCTTTTCTCTGGCTCTCTCCTGTGCGTAAAATGCGGTTCCTGTTATCTCGTCTTTTCTCCGACATTGTTCGTCATGCTCCTTTCCATGACGGAAAGAGCCTTGATATGCTTGTATCTATTATACCACATTCAAGGCTCGATTTCACTATATAACTTCCAAAGTGTCAATGAATTTTTCAAACTGTTTTCGCTTGATTTGAATACGGTTGCCGTTCATAATCACCCACCCGGCAGCCGGGTTTTCTTCCGCTAATTTACGCAGCTTGTTTTCCCCGATACGGAAATATTTTGACGCTTCCTCAATGGTGAGCGTGTACTTCTCCCAGATAGGCACATCAGTAATATTCATTAAAATGTCCCCCTTTCAATAGAGTACAATAGTTTCAAAAGTAGAAAGAGAGCTTTAATCGGACGGTTATTAGCATAACCTCATGGGAATTGCACCCCCGCATGGTTCTCATGCAGCCCTACCCATTGCCTGCGACGCTCTTAACGCTCGGACTGTGGCTGTAAGGAAGTATCATTGTATATTTTGCGTGTCGTCGCCCGCAAGCCGCTACACTTGCTTTCCGGCGCGGTGTTGGTCGCTCGGCTGTCCGGGTGGGGATAACCTCACCCGGATAGCGTCATGGCGCACCCGCCGTATGGCTCGGCGCAAAAGGAACGTATCCGATTTGCCCTATGCTGCGCCGCCGTTATCTTGCGCCGCTTTCTTTGTCAAGGTTCAGAATGGCTTTGCTGCCGCGTCAGCAGCGGAACGGAAAAGGGGGAGAGAGAAAGCGTCCCGCCGCCGCTGCGGTTTATTCCTCTGCCTTAAAGGTGAGGACAGCCATCATCAGTTTTGCTTGCAGCCGTTCCCGAATGTCGTGGTCTACGCCAAAATAGACGTTCCCGCGCTCGTCGTACAGCTTCCGCATGGAGAGGCGGGCTATGTAGCCGCTGAAATGCTGCAAGACAATCTTCATAGCGTCCGGGTCGCCCTTTGTCGCTGCCAAAATGACAGGATAGGGAACAAGGGCTTTTTCCGGGTAGCCGGGTTCGTTACCATTCGTCCCATTCATCAGCATTTTCCTCCAGATATTTTTTTAGTAGCTCAAAAGAGCTTGTCCGCCTGTACTGTATCGTGCTTCTCGACGTATCGAACAGCTCCGCAATCTCGGTGTCGTTCATTCCCTCGAAATAGTACAGGAGTACGGCTTTGCGCTTTTCTTCCGGCAAAGTACGGATTGCTTCAAGAAGCAGCTTCGGCGTGATTTTCTTCCCGGCTCTTTCAAAGGCGGTTTCCCCTTTGAAATATTCATCAAAGGTATGAAGCTGCCGCGCTTCTTCTAAGGTCAAGTCGGAAAAGGTAATCTCCTTTGCCTTATGCCTGTGCAGCTCTTTGTGAGCGTCACACGCTTCATTGTGCAGTACCGTATTGCAAAACTTCTGGAAAGCGCACTGTTTTATAAACTCCCTGCGATTAGGTTCCACATTCTCACCCCCTTTCTCGTTGGAAAGTTGGTGGTGCTTCCCCCTTTTCGCGGGGCAATACTGCCTTTTGAAAAAAACGCCGAAGATTTTCGGATTTTTTTCAAAAAATTTTTTGAGCAGCAAAATACGCCTGTCCGAAAAGCCCGGACAGGCGTATAGGTATTGTAAGTAGTATTTAGATGATTAGACAGTTCATATTCAAGGGTGGAGAGGTTCCCGACGGTGGTCGGGCTTTTTTTGATAAGTCAATGACCGTCGGATTTTGTCGATAGGGTATGTGCTTCATGGCGGCTACCTCCTTTAGCCGCCGCTTTTAACAGTGATACCGCGTCATTTCATCAGAAAATAAAAAGAAACGGCGGCTTTGATTTTTCAAAGCTGCTGCGGAAATCAAAGAACGACAAGCAACAGTTCTGATTTTGCTCCAATATGGTTATTGGGGGCACAAATTAAAATCAAAAAAGAGCCGATAACAGCAGTATTTCAAACTGCATATTATCGGCTCTGCGTCTGTGCGTCTGGCTCTTTTAATTAAATTATTTTTGTTGTTTTTTGGCTTTATTATATGTATTAGCTAATTGTCCACAAGCTGCTTTAATCTCTCTACCATGAGAAACTCTCATGGTAACTTCAAGTCCTGTTTGCTCTAATTGATGTTTGAACGCAACCATTTCTTGTTTTTGTGGTGCTCTAATTTTTGAATTACTCGTCGGGTTGTATTGCAGCACGTTAATCATAACATTTTTGCCCTTAAACCATTTTGCAAGTTGCCTTATATCTGAGGAACGGTCATTTATACCTGGTAAAAGTAAATACGCAAATACCACTTTTCGATTATGCCTTTGTGAATAGGACAATGCTTGCTTAACAACATCTTCAATAGCGTACATGTGCATATGAGGAATGATACAGTTTCTCGCAGCCTGTGTTGCTGCATGTAAAGATATTGTCAACTGAATTTTTAGATGTTCTTCGCGCAATTTTTTTAATTGATTAACTGGACCAACTGTTGATACGGTAATGCCGTCGGTTGGAAAGTTAAGTCCATTTCTATCTCGAAGAATATGGATTGCTGCAATCAAGTTGTCGTAATTGAATAAAGGTTCTCCCATTCCCATAAAAACGATACGATTTACTTTTTGACGTATCAATATGACCTGCTGCACAATTTCAGACGGTGTTAGATTACGAACAAAACCATTGCGTCCGGACTCACAAAAAATACAGCCAACAGAACAACCAACTTGCGTACTTACGCAAACAGTCCCACCATCTCGCCGTTTAATAAAAACCGTTTCGATATACCTGTTGTCTTTCAATTCATAAACATACTTTTCAGTATCGCTACTTTTATAGACTTTTTTTGTTGATATTGATAGATTTTTTTTGTGAAATGGCTGTTTATATAATTCCGTATATAAGGCTCTTGCTTTATCCTCTCCAATTACTTCCGACATTTCTTTGTAAGTAAATCCGTATGGGTCATTCAATATTTCCGTAGGTGTACTTTTAGGTAAGTGTTTCATTTAATATCCTTCCTTTTCAAAATTAAAAAGTTTGTTTTTCAGAGTTTTTGATTATGATTTCTAATTTTTCAACATCAACGATATGTGTAGCAAGAATTCTAATATACTTTTTCTATTGGTCGCATCCGCCACACAAAATTCAATTTGTTTTGCATATTGTGATTGCCGTCTTTTAGCCAATTCTATCATTTTTTTGCTGTAATCAAAAGCGACAACCGAAGCGCCTCTTTGTGCAAGATACGAAGAATAATTTCCATTGCCACACGCAATATCCAAAATATAATCCGCAGGATTAGGAGATAGAAGTTCCGTTACTTTGGGACGCACTACCTCTCTGTGAAATTCATTAGATTCGTCACCCATTGCATTATCCCAAAATTGTGCGTTCTCCTCCCAGATTTTTTTACTTTCCTCTGTTCCCATGTTCTCTCCCACTCCCAAAATTTGCTTTTTTGCTTCCATTAAATCTTCCTTACTATATTCCATTGTTACCCTCCATAACTTCTGATTGTTGTCGTCTTGACTATTATGTATCTTTTCTTTCCAAAATGGTATAGGCTTTTATTTTTGTAATGCTGCAAAACTTTTCTTCTGTAAGGTATTCAAAGGATATTTCCCTTTGCCGCCGCTTGCATTAAGCCGCCGCTATTGGAAAGCCAAAAGCAGCGGCTTTTTTTACTCGGTATTACCGAAAAGTATAGAAAGCAGGATATGTCATCATTTGTCATTTCTTCTCAATGTAATAACTGCATGGCATATCAAGCCAAATACAAGAGAAAAACAGCCACCGCCAAATAGTGATGCTCCCCACCCTGCACCTGACATTGTCATAAAACCGCCAACAAAGAAAATACCAATGCCAAGAAATATACCAACACCATAAAAAAGTCCAATTGCCATATCGTACTTATTAAATTGTCGTTTCTCCTTTTTTTCATATGTTTCCATCTTTGTTATTACCTCCTTCGCAAAATCGTCCATGTTGACTCCAAAAAGAAAGCAAATTTTTTTCAACATATTTAAATCGGGTTCATTAACATCTCTCTCCCAATTCGATAGTGCCTGCCGGGTAACATTCAATTCCCCGGCTAGTTCTTCCTGTGTCATTCCCAATTGTGTTCGCAGATGACGTATTTGCTTTCCTGTTGTAATATTCGTCTGTTCCTGGTTCAAAATAGTTTCTCCTCTCTGATACTGATTTTATCAATGATATTTCGCAATAGCCAGCAATGAACGCTTGCATTGCGCAAGACGTTACATTATCTTCTGAAACATATAGCGCACCTTGTCCAGGCGGCTGTTTGGACGGCGGGGCTGGATGACTGGCTTGCCGACAGCGGCCTGATACCCTTTCAGTTTTGTAAGGCATACGCTCTGCCCGTTGGTGTAAAAGGCCAGATCAGTACGGTATGCCTGTATACAGCGGGCGGGAATCTCGCCAGTAAAGACAACTTCATCCTTTTTTACCTGGGCCGTTTCGATGGTGGCACAGTATTTCGGTGCATCATGATAAGCCCTGGAAAGGTATTCCTGGGGCGCATAGAGGGTGAAGGAGAGATAAGGTTCCAGCAGCTGCGTCCCCGATTCCTTCAATGCCTGTTCCAATACAATCGGGGCCAATGAGCGGAAGTCCGCCGGCGTGCTGACTGGACTGTAATAAAGCCCGTATTCAAAGCAAATCTTACAGTCCGTTACGTTCCAGCCGAACAAGCCCTGCTCCAGCCCGTAACGGATACCATCCCTGACAGCGTTTTGAAAACTCTGGTTCAAGTATCCCAGCGAAACCCGGCTCTCGTATTGTACGCCGGAGCCAAGCGGGAGTGGTGTAACAGACAGTCCGATAGATGCCCAAAACGGGTTGGGCGGCACCTCGATATGGATGGTGTGGCTGGCTGCTTTGAGCGGCCGCTCCATATAAATGATGGTGGGTTCCTTTACCACTGTTTCAAGCTTGTATTTTTCCGACAGCAAAGCGGAAACAACCTCCAACTGCACCCGGCCCAAAAAAGAAAGAATGATCTCATGGGTGATGGAATCCACCTCGCAGCGCAAAAGCGGGTCAGTATCCGCAAGTTGCGTAAGAGCGTCCAGCAGCCGTTCTCTTTGCGCTGCCGTTTTCGGCGCAATCGACGTCCGCAGCATGGGGAGGGGGTCCTCACGCCACCTTTTACGAGGGAGCCGGGTTGGGTCCCCTAATACATCGTTTAACCTCACGCTGTCGCTGGGAAGGATAACAATTTCACCCGGATAAGCGGTGTCTGTCCGAACAATTTCCCCTTTGGATGGAATACGCATCTCTGTGATTTTCAGCTTTTCTCTCCCGGCCAGGGCCACCGTATCCCGCAGGCGCAGCGTTCCGCTGTATAGCCGTAGATAGACACGCCGCTGGCCGCAATCTGTATACTCCACCTTGAAAACGCTGCCGCATAGGGCGGCGCTCCCCTGTTCCCCAATCGGTTGGAACAGCCCTGTCACCGCATCCATCAACGGTTGAATGCCAAGGCCCTTTTTGGCGCTGCCATAATAGACCGGGAACAGGGAGGCGTCTTGAACCCGCCGCTGTTCCTCCCGCACAAGTTTTTCCCGGCTGATTGGTTCTCCTGCGATATACTTTTCCAATAATTTATCGTTATTTTCGATGACCGCATCCCATGCTTCTATGTCGGTATTTTCCTCCAGGACTATTTCCGGGGACAGCGACACCGTCTGCTTGATGATAATATCGGCGGAGAGCTTATCCCGAACAGACTGAACCACGCTCTGCAAATCAACGCCAGCCTGGTCGATCTTGTTGATAAAGATAACGGTGGGAATGTTCATTTTCCGCAGGGCATGGAACAGAATACGGGTCTGGGCCTGCACGCCATCTTTAGCGGAGATCACCAAGATGGCCCCATCTAAAACAGCCAAAGAGCGGTACACCTCCGCCAAAAAATCCATGTGGCCGGGCGTATCCACAATGTTGACTTTACATCTGTGCCACTGGAAGGAAGTGACTGCCGCTTGAATGGTAATCCCACGCTGCCGCTCCAAAAACATGGTGTCCGTCCTCGTTGTCCCTTTTTCGACGCTCCCCGGTTCTGAAATGGCTCCGCTGGCATATAGCAGGCTCTCCGTCAAGGTCGTCTTTCCAGCGTCTACGTGGGCAAGAATGCCAATATTGATTATTTTCATGTGATTGTCCTCCTTTTACAGCCCGAAAGGGCACAAAAATCCCCAGCAGTAAAATACTTTTACCACTGGGGATGATAATTTGCGGACATCCCCAAAAACAGCATACACCTGTTTGTGACTGCTGTTTTTTTGGATATGTCAAAATTGATAAGGCAAAAGTATTCTTAAATTGGGTACAAAAAATCAAGCCCCCACAAAAGGAACTATCATAATCCTTTGTTCCCACTATTTGATTATAGTTTTATTTAAGAATACCTTGCCGCATATTTTTTACTCCTTTTCTGGAATGAAGCTATTATATCACATCAGTTTTAGGAAAGAAAGTACCTAAAAGAAATTTTTCTTCCCCTTATATGTAACAATCATACCGGCTTCCTGGCGTTCAGAATGGTTTCTGCTGTCTGCTGTGGTGTTTGGTTGGAATTGTCCAGCCAAAAGCCGATCCGTGGTGTTGTCTGCATAAATGTATCGTATAAGGTTTCAACCGTAAAGCCGGAATAGCCTGTTTTCTCCCTGTATCGTTCCCTTTCTTTTATTGTTTCCACATCTGGACAAAGAACGACAACCTCAACAGGGTATTTATGCAGATAATTTATCATTCGATTTAATTCATCACCGTAGTAGTTATCTTGGATCACTACAGAAAAGCCGTTGTCAAAGTATGACTTTGCCGCATCAGCAGTCAATTTGTATCGAAGGTACAGCTGGCGGACTGCTTCCGCTGATGGGGTAGCTGACATATTTTCTCTGCCTGTAATAATCATTTTTCGGAACACATCACCACGAAGATGGACGCATTTTTCTATTGATTTTGCCAGTAAATCGGAAACTGTAGATTTTCCAGAAGCCATTAAGCCTGTAATGAGATAAATTTTTGGATTCATTTCACTTCCTCCGGTACAAAAAATATGTACATGTAACTAATTCAACACATTTATAATTTGAATAGGGACATTATAGCATTTACTAAATACAAATTCAATGTATACGGAAAGAAAGATATAAGGAGTGGGAGGGATTCCGCCGTAGTCGGCATTGTAGGAGAATCCAAAAGTTTAGATTTTCCCACAATGCTTATCTTTTGGTCTTTGGTTCGGAATAGTGTAGTGCTGGCGGTCTATCTATTGTTTTCGGTTGCTTGCTTCTTTACCGTACATGAGCATTTTCCCATGGAATAAAGTTGCCATTTCCGCCGTCATAAAGGTCGCAGTGGCTTGCTTCAGGAATTATCATAAGCTCCTTGTTGTCTCCTTTTAGCAGTTTGAATGCAGTTTCTCCCATATAGCGCGAGTGGGCTTTCTCGCCATGAACAATGAGAACTGCGCTTTCAATTTCATCTGCATAGGCAAAAAGTTTTGTGTTCAAGAGCGATGAACTTGCCTGAACTGACCAGCCTCCGTTTGAATTAAGGCTTCTTGGGTGGTAGCCGCGTTCTGTCTTGTAATAGTCCCAATACTGGCTGAAAAATTCAGGATTCTCTGGACGCTCATTCGGAAGCCCCCCGGCAAGCTTATAAGTTCCGTTTTTATAGTCTTCGGTGCGCTGAGCATTCAAAGAATCACGTGCTTGCATTCTTGCTTGTTCATTGTCCGCAGCATCAAAATATCCGTTTGCTGTAATACGGCTCATATCGTACATTGTCATTACTGCGGTTGCCTTTATCCGTGTGTCGATTGCAGCGGCATTCAATGCCATTCCGCCCCAGCCGCAAATTCCGATGATTCCAATTTTCTGGGAATCAACGTTTTCTTGAACGCTTAAAAAATCAACCGCCGCCTGAAAATCCTCTGTGTTAATGTCAGGAGAATTCATATAACGAGGATTTCCTCCGGACTCTCCAGTGAATGACGGATCAAAAGCGATTGTTAAAAATCCGCGTTCTGCCATTGTCTGGGCGTACAATCCCGAAGCCTGCTCCTTTACTGCGCCGAAAGGTCCTGAAACAGCAAGCGCCGAAAATTTTCCGCTGTCAGGAACTGATTTTGGAGTATACATATCAGCTGCAATCGTGATTCCAAAATGGTTAACGAAAGTTACCTTTTTATGGTCAACTTTGTCAGATTTAGGGAATACTTTATCCCATTTTGAGTCAAGCCTAAGTTTTTCCATTTTTACTGCCACCTCGTTTTTTTGATTTTTAATTTTTGCAAAAGCTCCGCTAGCCGCTACAAAAGCAAGCGTAAGAACAGCAAAATTCCTTAGATATTTTTTCATTTTCTTAAAATCTCCATTCTGTTCAAAGTTTTTACGGTGCGCATCCGTTTTTAGTTTTTATCGACAATAGAAATATAAAATATTCCAGAAGATATTGCCAATATTTTGTTTTTATAACTAGATATTCCTTTTAGGAATAGATATAATGTCAAATTATGGAATTTCGTGTGTTAAAATACTTTCTAGCGATTGCAAAGGAAGAAAATATGAGCCGGGCGGCGGAAATTCTGCATATCACGCAGCCGACACTTTCCAAGCAGATAAAAGATTTGGAAGAGGAGCTTGGAAAAAAGCTCTTTAAGCGCTCAAACTATTCAATGCACCTTACTGCCGAGGGTCAGATTCTTTACAAGAGAGCTAGAGACATAGTTTCGCTTGCGGACGAAACTGTTGACGAGCTTAAATCTATGACAGAACCAACTGGAGGAAACGTAAATATCGGGGCCGCCGAAAGCGATTCAATAAAATATCTTGCGCGAATCATAAAACAGCTTCAGGAAGAGAGCGCAGGAATTACGGTGAACATCTATTCCGGCGATAGCGAGATGGTTGAATATAAACTTGACCGAGGACAGCTTGATTTTGCGGTTGTTGTGCGCGAATTCGATGTGAACAAATATTCATTTTTAAAGCTGCCGTATACTGACAAATTCGGGCTGATTACACGGCGCGACAATCCTCTTGCGAAAAAAAAACAGATTACAGCAGATGACTTGATAGAAACAAATGAGCCGTTGATTGCTTCACGGCAGAGCCTTCATTACGATTTTCAGAAATGGTGCGGAGAGAGGGTTGAAAAGCTTAATATTGTCGCAACGGGCGATATTCCATTCAACCTTTCGCTCCTCGCAAAAGAGGGCGTCGGATCGCTTTTGTGTTTTGGCAAAATCATCAATACAGGAACTGAAAGTCCGTTGGTTTATATTCCACTTTTCCCTTTACTGGAAAGTCCGATGTTTATTATCTGGAAAAAAGGCATGGAACTTACGCCGCCTGCAAAAAAATTAATGGACAGATTCCGTTTTCTTGCGCTGTAAAGACTGTTTTTTTAGACGGTAAAAACGGAAAAAAAGAGGATATGTTTTTCTCCGAACTGTCTTAGGGATATAAAACCTACAGTATGCGTTTTTACGTATGCGCTAAAGCGCACGACCCAATCCTGCTGGCTTAAATATAGTAGCTCTACGAAGCAGTTCAAAACAACATTAAAAATCAGATATTGCCAATATTTTGTTTTTATAACTTGATATGCAAGTTTTGAATAACTAAAACCTACTCCGTCCAGACCTGCTTTGCCAGATTGAAGACCGCCCAGGC contains the following coding sequences:
- a CDS encoding site-specific integrase, with the translated sequence MSEKRRDNRNRILRTGESQRKDGRYAYKYIDTFGNPQFVYAWKLVPTDKTPAGKREDISLREKEKEIQKDLDDGIDTLGKKMTVCQLYAKQIRHRANVRHGTKQGRKQLMRILEEDSLGACSIESVKLSDAKEWALRMKDKGYSFKTINNHKRSLKAAFYTAIQDDCIRKNPFDFQLNTVLEDNTEPKVPLSPTQEASFLSFVQSDKVYQKYYDEIIILLGTGLRISELCGLTESDIDFEHKLINVDHQLLKVSGVGYHVETPKTKSGIRQIPMSTKVYEAFKRVLNDRGRADNFIVGGYSRFLFLNRNGLPKVAVNFETMFRGLVKKYNKSHEEALPKVTTPHTLRHTFCTNLANAGMNPKALQYIMGHSNINMTLNYYAHATSDSAMAEMERLIA
- a CDS encoding excisionase; amino-acid sequence: MNITDVPIWEKYTLTIEEASKYFRIGENKLRKLAEENPAAGWVIMNGNRIQIKRKQFEKFIDTLEVI
- a CDS encoding helix-turn-helix domain-containing protein; its protein translation is MNGTNGNEPGYPEKALVPYPVILAATKGDPDAMKIVLQHFSGYIARLSMRKLYDERGNVYFGVDHDIRERLQAKLMMAVLTFKAEE
- a CDS encoding RNA polymerase sigma factor; translation: MLLKKFFEKNPKIFGVFFKRQYCPAKRGKHHQLSNEKGGENVEPNRREFIKQCAFQKFCNTVLHNEACDAHKELHRHKAKEITFSDLTLEEARQLHTFDEYFKGETAFERAGKKITPKLLLEAIRTLPEEKRKAVLLYYFEGMNDTEIAELFDTSRSTIQYRRTSSFELLKKYLEENADEWDEW
- the rlmN gene encoding 23S rRNA (adenine(2503)-C(2))-methyltransferase RlmN; translation: MKHLPKSTPTEILNDPYGFTYKEMSEVIGEDKARALYTELYKQPFHKKNLSISTKKVYKSSDTEKYVYELKDNRYIETVFIKRRDGGTVCVSTQVGCSVGCIFCESGRNGFVRNLTPSEIVQQVILIRQKVNRIVFMGMGEPLFNYDNLIAAIHILRDRNGLNFPTDGITVSTVGPVNQLKKLREEHLKIQLTISLHAATQAARNCIIPHMHMYAIEDVVKQALSYSQRHNRKVVFAYLLLPGINDRSSDIRQLAKWFKGKNVMINVLQYNPTSNSKIRAPQKQEMVAFKHQLEQTGLEVTMRVSHGREIKAACGQLANTYNKAKKQQK
- a CDS encoding class I SAM-dependent methyltransferase, whose amino-acid sequence is MEYSKEDLMEAKKQILGVGENMGTEESKKIWEENAQFWDNAMGDESNEFHREVVRPKVTELLSPNPADYILDIACGNGNYSSYLAQRGASVVAFDYSKKMIELAKRRQSQYAKQIEFCVADATNRKSILEFLLHISLMLKN
- a CDS encoding XRE family transcriptional regulator; this encodes MNQEQTNITTGKQIRHLRTQLGMTQEELAGELNVTRQALSNWERDVNEPDLNMLKKICFLFGVNMDDFAKEVITKMETYEKKEKRQFNKYDMAIGLFYGVGIFLGIGIFFVGGFMTMSGAGWGASLFGGGCFSLVFGLICHAVITLRRNDK
- the tet(W) gene encoding tetracycline resistance ribosomal protection protein Tet(W) — protein: MKIINIGILAHVDAGKTTLTESLLYASGAISEPGSVEKGTTRTDTMFLERQRGITIQAAVTSFQWHRCKVNIVDTPGHMDFLAEVYRSLAVLDGAILVISAKDGVQAQTRILFHALRKMNIPTVIFINKIDQAGVDLQSVVQSVRDKLSADIIIKQTVSLSPEIVLEENTDIEAWDAVIENNDKLLEKYIAGEPISREKLVREEQRRVQDASLFPVYYGSAKKGLGIQPLMDAVTGLFQPIGEQGSAALCGSVFKVEYTDCGQRRVYLRLYSGTLRLRDTVALAGREKLKITEMRIPSKGEIVRTDTAYPGEIVILPSDSVRLNDVLGDPTRLPRKRWREDPLPMLRTSIAPKTAAQRERLLDALTQLADTDPLLRCEVDSITHEIILSFLGRVQLEVVSALLSEKYKLETVVKEPTIIYMERPLKAASHTIHIEVPPNPFWASIGLSVTPLPLGSGVQYESRVSLGYLNQSFQNAVRDGIRYGLEQGLFGWNVTDCKICFEYGLYYSPVSTPADFRSLAPIVLEQALKESGTQLLEPYLSFTLYAPQEYLSRAYHDAPKYCATIETAQVKKDEVVFTGEIPARCIQAYRTDLAFYTNGQSVCLTKLKGYQAAVGKPVIQPRRPNSRLDKVRYMFQKIM
- a CDS encoding AAA family ATPase, whose amino-acid sequence is MNPKIYLITGLMASGKSTVSDLLAKSIEKCVHLRGDVFRKMIITGRENMSATPSAEAVRQLYLRYKLTADAAKSYFDNGFSVVIQDNYYGDELNRMINYLHKYPVEVVVLCPDVETIKERERYREKTGYSGFTVETLYDTFMQTTPRIGFWLDNSNQTPQQTAETILNARKPV
- a CDS encoding alpha/beta hydrolase: MKKYLRNFAVLTLAFVAASGAFAKIKNQKNEVAVKMEKLRLDSKWDKVFPKSDKVDHKKVTFVNHFGITIAADMYTPKSVPDSGKFSALAVSGPFGAVKEQASGLYAQTMAERGFLTIAFDPSFTGESGGNPRYMNSPDINTEDFQAAVDFLSVQENVDSQKIGIIGICGWGGMALNAAAIDTRIKATAVMTMYDMSRITANGYFDAADNEQARMQARDSLNAQRTEDYKNGTYKLAGGLPNERPENPEFFSQYWDYYKTERGYHPRSLNSNGGWSVQASSSLLNTKLFAYADEIESAVLIVHGEKAHSRYMGETAFKLLKGDNKELMIIPEASHCDLYDGGNGNFIPWENAHVR
- a CDS encoding LysR family transcriptional regulator translates to MEFRVLKYFLAIAKEENMSRAAEILHITQPTLSKQIKDLEEELGKKLFKRSNYSMHLTAEGQILYKRARDIVSLADETVDELKSMTEPTGGNVNIGAAESDSIKYLARIIKQLQEESAGITVNIYSGDSEMVEYKLDRGQLDFAVVVREFDVNKYSFLKLPYTDKFGLITRRDNPLAKKKQITADDLIETNEPLIASRQSLHYDFQKWCGERVEKLNIVATGDIPFNLSLLAKEGVGSLLCFGKIINTGTESPLVYIPLFPLLESPMFIIWKKGMELTPPAKKLMDRFRFLAL